In a genomic window of Penaeus vannamei isolate JL-2024 chromosome 10, ASM4276789v1, whole genome shotgun sequence:
- the LOC113806557 gene encoding uncharacterized protein, which translates to MRYSLVVLVVCVVALVSARYAPTRDHNKDWLSLISGQQQLRDARIIYTLLNNDPDFMKRGRSHDQLKQGFDSNEGDFDGFQHPFFYVSHQKQHVQQREPFVFSRIGGHGNMEPEKAVVVDFPFRLGRLAEDLGEGSALAGDGVGAHLPSGVPGEV; encoded by the exons ATGCGGTACTCTCTCGTCGTTCTG gtggtgtgtgtggtggcgcTGGTATCTGCCAGGTATGCCCCGACGAGGGACCACAACAAGGACTGGCTCTCCCTCATTTCGGGGCAACAGCAGCTCAGGGACGCTCGCATCATCTACACTCTCCTCAACAACGACCCTGATTTCATGAAGCGAGGACGTTCTCATGACCAGC tGAAACAAGGCTTCGACAGCAACGAGGGTGACTTCGACGGGTTCCAGCACCCCTTCTTCTACGTGAGCCACCAGAAGCAGCACGTGCAGCAGCGCGAGCCCTTCGTGTTCAGCAGGATCGGCGGCCACGGCAACATGGAGCCCGAGAAGGCCGTCGTGGTGGACTTCCCCTTCCGACTCGGGCGCCTGGCGGAGGACCTGGGCGAGGGCAGCGCGCTGGCCGGCGACGGCGTGGGCGCGCACCTTCCCAGCGGCGTCCCGGGCGAGGTCTAG